The following are encoded in a window of Mycobacteroides chelonae CCUG 47445 genomic DNA:
- a CDS encoding DUF4333 domain-containing protein, whose translation MSRLTAVALAGLLLSGCEANFSLGSSSPELAKARLEQGLKDGIKDKTGVALTSASCDGPLKGEKGATQRCAVVDGEGKTIGVTVTATAVEGSQISFNWKVDDQSAGSSA comes from the coding sequence ATGTCACGACTGACGGCGGTTGCGCTGGCCGGGCTGTTGCTCTCGGGCTGCGAGGCGAACTTCAGCCTGGGTTCGTCGTCCCCTGAGCTCGCCAAGGCGAGGCTGGAGCAGGGGCTCAAGGACGGAATCAAGGACAAGACCGGGGTCGCGCTCACCAGTGCCTCGTGTGACGGGCCGCTGAAGGGTGAGAAGGGTGCAACGCAGCGGTGCGCGGTCGTCGACGGAGAGGGAAAAACCATCGGCGTCACGGTCACCGCGACCGCGGTAGAGGGATCGCAGATTTCGTTCAACTGGAAGGTCGACGACCAGTCGGCGGGTTCCTCCGCCTAG
- a CDS encoding WhiB family transcriptional regulator, whose amino-acid sequence MPQPQQLPGPNADIWDWQMKGLCRGVDSSVFFHPDGERGRARAQREMKAKEMCRACPVLVQCRAHALAVAEPYGIWGGLSESERELILRRGIRRSA is encoded by the coding sequence ATGCCGCAGCCACAGCAATTGCCTGGGCCCAACGCAGATATTTGGGATTGGCAGATGAAGGGCCTTTGCCGAGGGGTCGATTCGTCAGTGTTCTTTCATCCCGACGGTGAACGCGGCCGCGCCCGCGCACAACGCGAGATGAAGGCCAAGGAGATGTGCCGGGCATGCCCGGTGCTGGTGCAGTGCCGCGCACATGCGCTGGCCGTCGCCGAGCCCTACGGAATCTGGGGTGGACTTTCGGAGTCCGAGCGCGAATTGATCCTGCGCCGCGGGATACGTCGCTCCGCGTAA
- a CDS encoding helix-turn-helix domain-containing protein, with product MPWRAFGVTLVDNRKFSKLEWLKRTNGHKFTLSEFRVILSIFNHSNEAGEDSYPGSERIAEEACITRTTASEAVRSLIERGWIREVEKGSGYARKYSRYALVPDAPHAHSSSPADTHMSPVDDTYMSALADTNQILVSDHGTDPLELRVQDPKHEENLVGGSPEGHHLPVEVEVIGTAASSGKEDPWGVPRFLLHGTPEWEANQLALAIPWPSNKPLPKSGDPFAVYKDEITGELIR from the coding sequence ATGCCTTGGAGGGCATTCGGCGTGACGCTAGTCGATAACCGCAAGTTCTCTAAATTGGAATGGCTGAAACGCACTAATGGACACAAATTCACACTGTCTGAATTTCGGGTTATATTGTCGATTTTCAACCATTCAAATGAGGCCGGAGAAGACTCCTATCCAGGGTCGGAGAGAATTGCAGAAGAGGCGTGCATAACACGCACTACCGCATCCGAGGCTGTGCGCTCACTCATAGAGCGTGGATGGATTCGGGAGGTTGAGAAGGGCAGCGGCTACGCCCGGAAGTACTCCCGATACGCGTTGGTACCCGATGCTCCGCACGCACATAGTTCGTCCCCAGCCGACACACATATGTCGCCGGTAGACGACACATATATGTCGGCGCTGGCCGACACTAATCAGATCCTAGTATCAGATCATGGAACAGATCCTTTAGAGCTTCGGGTACAAGACCCGAAGCATGAAGAGAACCTTGTCGGTGGTTCCCCTGAGGGTCACCACCTCCCGGTGGAGGTGGAAGTTATAGGAACTGCCGCATCTAGCGGCAAGGAAGATCCATGGGGAGTTCCAAGATTTCTCTTACACGGAACTCCCGAATGGGAAGCGAACCAACTGGCGCTAGCTATTCCTTGGCCATCGAATAAGCCACTGCCAAAGTCTGGCGATCCTTTCGCCGTGTACAAAGACGAAATTACCGGGGAATTAATCCGATGA
- a CDS encoding recombinase family protein translates to MEICQGLCNDRGYEVVGHAEDLDVSGSVDPFDRKRRPNTSRWLANEVEPFDVIVVYRVDRLTRSLRHLQKLVHWAEDNGKLVVSATEPHFDMTTPFAPVLIALIGTVAEMELEAIRERNSSAARHNIRAGRWRGGQPPWGYVSSNASGEWRLVPDPEQVELVNEVVARVLTGEPLQRIAHDLTSRGIPTPKGKAEWNVTPLKRSLTSEAMLGYVISDFKPLRNDDGSPIIRAEPILSREVFDRVKVELESRSRRGQPTKRSSSLLLRVLYCGVCQQPAYQFNGGSHSKSPRYRCSSNARSKSCENLTFRMDLADEALNENLLDLFGDSERLERVWDTGSDHSAELSDINEMLEDLTGLVGTGPYKVGTPQRSALDTRIETLAVRQAALSSEAVRPSGWVWRPTGEIFANWWSNQDTESRNVWLRSMNVRMTYDNSSGAISWGLDWGDLKKFEEQLKLGKSAIEAIERLKTMDDDEGATVGADGL, encoded by the coding sequence ATGGAGATTTGCCAGGGTCTATGTAATGACCGTGGGTATGAGGTGGTCGGCCATGCCGAGGATCTCGACGTGTCCGGATCGGTAGACCCGTTTGACAGAAAGCGCAGACCGAACACCTCCCGTTGGCTAGCCAACGAGGTAGAGCCGTTCGATGTCATCGTTGTGTATCGAGTAGACCGACTGACCCGATCTCTGCGACACCTCCAAAAGTTGGTCCACTGGGCTGAGGACAACGGCAAGTTGGTGGTCTCGGCCACCGAACCTCATTTCGATATGACTACCCCGTTCGCCCCGGTGCTTATCGCGCTGATCGGCACTGTAGCCGAAATGGAATTGGAAGCCATCCGGGAACGAAACTCCTCAGCCGCTCGGCACAACATCCGCGCCGGAAGGTGGCGTGGTGGACAACCACCGTGGGGATATGTCTCCAGTAATGCCAGCGGCGAATGGCGTCTAGTCCCGGACCCAGAACAAGTCGAGTTGGTCAACGAAGTGGTGGCACGAGTACTCACGGGAGAGCCACTCCAGCGGATAGCCCATGATTTGACCAGTCGGGGCATCCCCACTCCCAAGGGCAAGGCAGAGTGGAACGTAACGCCGCTCAAGCGCTCCCTGACCAGTGAGGCGATGCTCGGATACGTCATATCCGACTTCAAGCCATTGAGAAACGACGACGGCTCCCCCATCATCCGAGCCGAGCCGATACTCAGCCGAGAGGTATTCGACCGGGTAAAGGTGGAACTTGAGAGCAGGTCCAGGCGTGGGCAGCCAACCAAACGAAGCTCCTCTCTACTACTGCGCGTGCTGTATTGCGGTGTGTGCCAACAGCCCGCCTACCAGTTCAACGGTGGTAGTCACAGCAAGAGCCCCCGTTACCGATGCTCCAGCAACGCCCGGAGTAAGAGTTGTGAAAACCTCACATTCCGTATGGATCTAGCAGACGAGGCGTTAAACGAGAATCTTCTCGATCTCTTCGGGGATTCCGAACGGCTAGAACGCGTTTGGGACACCGGGTCTGATCACTCGGCGGAGTTATCGGATATCAATGAGATGTTGGAGGATCTCACGGGGCTGGTGGGGACAGGGCCTTACAAGGTTGGAACTCCGCAGAGAAGCGCACTAGACACCCGAATCGAGACATTAGCCGTCAGGCAGGCCGCGTTGTCGTCAGAGGCCGTCAGGCCCTCCGGGTGGGTCTGGAGACCTACGGGTGAGATCTTCGCGAACTGGTGGAGCAACCAGGACACCGAAAGCCGGAACGTATGGCTTCGGTCAATGAATGTCCGTATGACGTATGACAATTCATCCGGTGCCATCTCCTGGGGCCTGGACTGGGGTGATCTCAAGAAGTTTGAGGAGCAACTCAAGCTCGGGAAGTCTGCGATTGAGGCGATAGAACGACTGAAGACGATGGATGACGACGAGGGTGCAACAGTCGGCGCGGATGGCTTGTAA
- a CDS encoding DUF6985 domain-containing protein — protein sequence MIDPVLGEIAYTSSVGWAGTYTYPFLGTDVTVALELGGDEGEPVDPIQRDAVQRFTENKASLSAQADSAIFAYYNERLPELREQFGDNADSLMPVLTDPSDLARLVKPTAFFVREPVVSDDRVIGLLSTCTWDPGHGLAVKIVNEKIVEVGPQDIVL from the coding sequence GTGATCGATCCTGTACTCGGTGAGATCGCTTACACCAGCTCGGTCGGATGGGCAGGCACCTACACCTACCCGTTTCTTGGAACAGACGTGACGGTTGCCCTCGAACTCGGAGGCGATGAGGGTGAGCCGGTTGACCCTATCCAACGCGACGCAGTGCAGAGGTTTACCGAGAACAAGGCCAGCCTGTCAGCACAGGCCGATAGCGCCATATTTGCCTATTACAACGAGCGTCTTCCTGAGCTGCGTGAGCAGTTCGGAGACAACGCAGACAGCCTTATGCCGGTACTCACGGACCCATCGGACCTAGCGCGGCTAGTAAAGCCGACTGCCTTCTTCGTTCGCGAGCCTGTGGTATCAGACGACCGGGTAATCGGATTGCTATCCACGTGCACATGGGACCCCGGGCACGGTTTGGCCGTGAAGATCGTCAACGAGAAGATCGTTGAAGTCGGCCCTCAGGACATCGTTCTCTAG
- a CDS encoding phage tail protein, with product MADSADGKEVGRVSVRVVPNTNKFRQRLKEQLEEVEKSEKADINVGLDFDPNSIVTKLRATLAKAQAQVRDLKVGVDVDKSQLFGAGFSKSIAGLGESAGSASSAMAGLGRNGAIVAAVMAAAAPAVGLVSGLLAGLPSLALGAGVGIGAIALGMDGIKTAAKQLIPEFSALKTSVSGVFEQRLTPMFDQLRAVFPVLQSGMQSVAGGMSDMFQGVTDALTSGQGIGQIQTILGQTGAFLSGLQPTVNTFAQSFLTLGSAGAQQFGLLNGVLGTFAGQFDDMANRITSNGAFNGAMQGMSQVLGSLLTQFTRIMEVGVQAMGSLGGPLSNMVNGIGDLFTAMMPGLTSFSGVIADVIGSLGKNLAPIFTALTPAIQAFHKLLGPLVTGVLDQLGPVLANVASALNSALLPAFEALQPVIPQLVQALGVMAQNVGQLLTTAIQQIAPLLPQLVQGFVSMVPAVTSFMTAAQPLVSLLIAATGAVLGLAVAVAGKVVGAINAMVGAIASVITKVSEWVASVSDGVNQVTTYVSELPGKIKAALGNLGTLLFDAGRDLVQGFINGIGSMITGAVTKARELGSAVTGAVKSFLGIHSPSRVMADLGGHTGQGFIDGLASKKNGMVSAAKDLVSGVTDEFGNIADFGKKGVDIGANFAKANFDQFKSDVGIGGGAFSTIAEQGLGWAQGLMGNSFTFNVSNIDDAIRVKTNQLNRQALQWNGA from the coding sequence ATGGCCGATAGTGCAGACGGTAAGGAAGTCGGGCGGGTCTCCGTCCGGGTTGTCCCGAATACCAACAAGTTTCGACAGCGGCTCAAAGAGCAGTTGGAAGAGGTAGAGAAGTCCGAGAAGGCCGATATCAACGTCGGTTTGGACTTCGATCCGAACTCTATCGTTACCAAACTTCGTGCGACGCTCGCCAAGGCGCAAGCACAAGTCCGTGACCTGAAGGTCGGTGTCGATGTAGATAAGTCTCAGCTGTTCGGCGCTGGCTTCTCCAAGTCGATAGCAGGGCTGGGCGAGAGCGCCGGATCAGCATCTAGTGCGATGGCAGGACTTGGCCGCAACGGCGCGATCGTCGCCGCTGTCATGGCCGCTGCCGCACCCGCTGTCGGACTGGTGTCCGGCCTGCTAGCCGGTCTGCCGTCGCTGGCCCTAGGTGCTGGTGTCGGTATCGGCGCGATAGCGCTTGGCATGGACGGGATTAAGACCGCAGCCAAGCAACTGATACCGGAGTTCTCCGCGCTAAAAACCAGTGTCTCAGGGGTATTCGAGCAGCGGCTCACGCCGATGTTCGATCAACTCCGAGCCGTGTTCCCCGTTCTGCAATCAGGCATGCAGAGTGTGGCGGGCGGCATGTCGGACATGTTCCAAGGCGTCACCGACGCACTGACCTCCGGTCAGGGAATAGGTCAGATCCAAACCATCCTCGGCCAAACCGGAGCATTCCTATCCGGCCTACAGCCGACCGTGAACACGTTCGCCCAATCGTTCCTGACACTGGGATCGGCTGGGGCACAACAGTTTGGACTTCTGAATGGTGTGCTGGGGACTTTTGCCGGCCAATTTGACGACATGGCCAACCGGATCACATCTAACGGTGCGTTTAACGGTGCCATGCAAGGAATGTCGCAAGTTCTCGGATCACTGCTGACGCAGTTCACCCGCATCATGGAGGTCGGGGTTCAGGCAATGGGCTCCCTCGGTGGCCCGCTGTCGAACATGGTCAACGGAATCGGTGATCTGTTCACAGCGATGATGCCCGGACTTACATCGTTCTCCGGAGTAATCGCAGATGTAATCGGTTCCCTCGGCAAGAATCTGGCTCCGATCTTCACAGCGCTTACTCCGGCCATACAGGCATTCCACAAACTGCTCGGACCACTCGTAACAGGCGTGCTGGATCAGCTAGGGCCGGTGCTGGCCAACGTAGCCTCCGCGCTCAACTCCGCGCTACTACCGGCATTCGAAGCACTACAGCCGGTAATTCCCCAGTTAGTGCAGGCGTTGGGAGTGATGGCACAGAACGTCGGTCAGCTGCTCACGACGGCTATCCAGCAGATTGCCCCGCTACTCCCTCAGCTGGTGCAGGGATTCGTATCGATGGTGCCCGCTGTCACCAGCTTCATGACAGCGGCTCAGCCCCTCGTGAGCCTGCTCATCGCGGCTACAGGCGCGGTACTCGGATTGGCCGTTGCCGTCGCAGGCAAGGTAGTCGGAGCAATCAACGCGATGGTCGGTGCTATCGCCTCGGTGATCACGAAGGTTTCCGAGTGGGTTGCCTCGGTGTCCGATGGCGTCAACCAAGTCACGACCTACGTCAGTGAGCTACCCGGCAAGATCAAGGCAGCTCTAGGCAACCTCGGAACTCTGCTGTTCGACGCCGGTAGGGATCTGGTACAGGGATTCATCAACGGTATCGGTTCGATGATCACCGGAGCCGTCACCAAGGCACGAGAGCTTGGCTCCGCTGTCACCGGAGCCGTTAAAAGCTTCCTCGGTATCCATTCCCCCTCACGGGTTATGGCTGATCTCGGTGGACACACCGGTCAAGGGTTCATCGACGGACTGGCCAGCAAGAAGAACGGGATGGTCAGTGCTGCTAAGGATCTGGTGAGCGGAGTAACCGACGAGTTCGGGAACATCGCTGACTTCGGTAAGAAGGGCGTTGACATCGGAGCCAACTTCGCGAAGGCGAACTTCGACCAGTTCAAGTCCGACGTAGGTATCGGCGGAGGAGCGTTCTCCACCATCGCAGAGCAAGGACTCGGCTGGGCGCAGGGCCTCATGGGCAATTCGTTCACGTTTAACGTGTCGAACATCGATGACGCGATACGCGTCAAAACCAACCAATTGAACAGGCAGGCCCTTCAATGGAATGGAGCGTAA
- a CDS encoding sigma-70 family RNA polymerase sigma factor yields the protein MTSTESGLDDVVAAAVKGDRDALSEVLSAIRPVVVRYCRARVGTAERSGLSADDVAQEVCLAVIAALPRYQDQGRPFLAFVYGIAAHKVADAHRAMARDKSDPAESLPEQFDRHAGPEQEALNSESARRMQALLEVLPEKQREILILRVVVGLSAEETADAVGSSAGAVRVAQHRALQRLKAEMTRAGGDHRG from the coding sequence ATGACAAGTACGGAGAGCGGGCTCGACGACGTCGTTGCTGCTGCCGTCAAAGGCGATCGCGACGCGCTCTCTGAGGTACTTAGTGCCATCCGGCCCGTCGTGGTGCGATATTGCCGCGCGCGGGTCGGCACTGCGGAAAGAAGTGGTCTCTCCGCGGACGATGTTGCGCAGGAGGTGTGTCTCGCGGTGATCGCAGCGCTGCCTCGCTATCAGGATCAGGGACGCCCGTTCCTGGCTTTTGTGTACGGCATTGCCGCGCACAAGGTGGCCGATGCGCATCGTGCGATGGCTCGAGACAAGTCCGATCCGGCTGAGAGCCTTCCGGAACAGTTCGACCGTCATGCGGGGCCCGAGCAGGAGGCGTTGAACTCCGAGTCGGCGCGACGGATGCAGGCCCTGCTGGAAGTGCTGCCCGAGAAACAGCGCGAGATCCTGATCCTTCGGGTCGTCGTCGGTCTGTCGGCGGAAGAGACCGCCGATGCGGTGGGTAGTAGTGCGGGCGCGGTGCGGGTGGCGCAGCACCGGGCGTTGCAGAGACTGAAGGCAGAGATGACGCGGGCGGGCGGTGATCACCGTGGCTGA
- a CDS encoding DUF5319 domain-containing protein, with protein MRDHFPPGLPPDPFADDPHDPSAALDAIEPGQPLDPQERIAVEEDLADLAVYEALLAHKGIRGLVVCCDECQQDHYHDWDMLRANLLQLLVDGTVRPHEPAFDPEPEAYVTWDYCRGYADASLNEAATDRDGFR; from the coding sequence GTGCGCGACCACTTTCCGCCGGGATTGCCACCTGACCCCTTCGCCGACGATCCCCATGATCCGTCGGCCGCGCTCGATGCGATCGAGCCGGGCCAGCCGCTGGACCCGCAGGAGCGAATCGCGGTCGAGGAAGATCTCGCGGATCTCGCGGTCTACGAGGCACTACTCGCCCACAAGGGAATTCGCGGGCTAGTCGTTTGCTGTGACGAGTGCCAGCAGGACCACTATCACGACTGGGACATGCTCCGCGCGAATCTGCTGCAGCTGCTCGTCGACGGAACCGTCCGTCCGCACGAACCTGCCTTCGATCCCGAGCCCGAGGCCTATGTGACCTGGGATTATTGCCGCGGATACGCAGATGCCTCACTCAACGAAGCAGCGACGGACCGCGACGGATTCCGCTGA